From a single Rosa rugosa chromosome 7, drRosRugo1.1, whole genome shotgun sequence genomic region:
- the LOC133721290 gene encoding uncharacterized protein LOC133721290, translating into MGQEATALEDSPVESLLQAARYDDMEVITSLVSDGVSLDSKDSQGRTALHMASANGHLDIVEYLISRGVDLNASNAEMNTPLHWACLNGHVEVVKKLILAGANVAVLNSYEKSPIDEALSGQKMDVIDAINESVAQVELTGIRVS; encoded by the exons ATGGGACAAGAGGCAACTGCACTTGAGGATTCTCCAGTTGAGTCCTTGCTGCAG GCTGCAAGATATGATGACATGGAAGTCATTACGTCCTTAGTATCCGATGGTGTTTCTCTTGATTCTAAGGATTCCCAAGGCCGAACAG CACTACACATGGCTTCTGCTAATGGTCATCTTGACATTGTGGAGTATCTTATCAGTAGAGGAGTG gatcttaatgcttcaaatgcGGAGATGAATACACCCCTACATTGGGCCTGCCTGAATGGACATGTCGAG GTGGTTAAGAAATTGATCTTGGCGGGAGCTAATGTAGCTGTACTAAACAG CTATGAGAAGAGCCCAATTGATGAAGCTTTGAGTGGGCAAAAGATGGATGTTATTGATGCCATTAATGAATCAGTGGCCCAAGTAGAGCTTACTGGCATCAGAGTCTCCTAG
- the LOC133719819 gene encoding chloride channel protein CLC-c isoform X2: protein MNVGLATAAAALCAFIAPAAAGSGIPEVKAYLNGIDAYSILAPSTLFVKIFGSILCVSAGFVVGKEGPMVHTGACIASLLGQGGSRKYHLTWSWLRYFKNDRDRRDLITCGAAAGVAAAFRAPVGGVLFALEEAASWWRSALLWRTFFTTAVVAIVLRAFVQYCATGNCGLFGEGGLIMYDVSAADATYSAPDILAVLLLGVFGGIFGSIYNYCVDKVIRTYSIIHEKGAAPKILLVITISLLTSSAAFGLPWFARCIACPTDLTVTCPTVGKTGNYISFNCPSGYYNDMASLFLNTNDDAIRNLFSTDTTKEFHIYSLFIFFAAVYILGIITYGIAIPSGLFIPVILAGACYGRLVGRLFESISSLDTGLFALLGAASFLGGTMRMTVSLCVILLELTNDLLLLPLVMLVLLISKTVADNFNKGIYDQIVKIKGLPYLEAHAEPYMKHLVASDVVSGPLVTFSGVEKVGCILHALRTTGHNGFPVIDEPPFSDTPELCGLVLRSHLLTLLNGKIFSRERIVCGEEILRRFDAFDFAKAGSGKGLKVEDLDIEEEEMEMYVDLHPITNASPYTVVETMSLAKAAILFRQLGLRHLCLVPKSQGRSPIVGILTRHDFMPEHILGIFPNIKPHNN from the exons ATGAACGTAGGTTTAGCAACAGCTGCTGCGGCTCTTTGTGCTTTCATTGCTCCTGCAGCAGCAGGTTCTGGTATTCCGGAGGTCAAAGCTTATTTAAATGGAATAGATGCATATTCAATACTGGCTCCAAGCACTCTTTTTGTCAAG ATTTTTGGTTCCATTCTTTGTGTTTCTGCCGGATTTGTAGTTGGTAAAGAAGGCCCCATGGTACATACAGGTGCATGCATAGCCTCTTTGCTTGGGCAGGGGGGTTCTCGCAAGTATCATTTGACCTGGTCGTGGCTAAGATACTTCAAAAATGATCGTGACCGACGAGACTTGATCACATGTGGTGCTGCAGCTGGTGTGGCTGCTGCCTTTCGTGCTCCGGTTGGCGGTGTTCTCTTTGCCCTTGAAGAAGCAGCTTCATG GTGGCGGAGTGCTCTTCTTTGGAGAACCTTTTTCACGACAGCAGTAGTTGCAATTGTACTGAGAGCTTTCGTACAGTATTGTGCTACAGGAAACTGTGGCCTATTTGGGGAAGGCGGTCTGATTATGTACGACGTCAGTGCAGCTGACGCAACATATAGTGCCCCCGATATACTAGCAGTATTACTCCTCGGTGTTTTTGGAGGAATTTTTGGAAGTATATATAACTATTGTGTTGACAAGGTCATTCGAACCTATAGCATCATTCATGA AAAAGGTGCTGCTCCGAAGATCTTACTTGTTATCACCATTTCCCTATTGACGTCATCCGCTGCTTTTGGCTTGCCATGGTTTGCAAGGTGCATCGCATGCCCTACTGATCTGACTGTCACTTGTCCTACTGTTGGGAAAACTGGCAACTATATAAGCTTCAACTGCCCATCAGGCTATTACAATGACATGGCCTCCCTCTTTCTGAACACTAACGACGATGCTATTCGTAATCTATTTAGCACCGATACAACAAAAGAATTCCACATATACTCTCTTTTCATCTTCTTTGCTGCTGTTTACATCCTTGGAATTATTACATATGGCATTGCTATTCCTTCTGGACTTTTCATCCCTGTCATACTAGCCGGAGCTTGCTATGGTCGTCTTGTTGGGAGGTTGTTTGAATCAATATCTAGTCTCGACACAGGCCTCTTTGCCCTACTTGGAGCTGCCTCGTTCCTTGGTGGCACTATGCGGATGACAGTTTCCCTATGCGTCATATTGCTTGAACTTACCAATGACTTACTGTTGCTTCCCCTGGTGATGTTGGTCCTGCTTATTTCAAAAACTGTGGCTGATAACTTTAACAAGGGAATTTATGACCAGATAGTTAAGATAAAGGGATTGCCTTATTTGGAGGCTCATGCAGAACCTTACATGAAGCATTTGGTCGCAAGTGATGTTGTTTCAGGTCCATTGGTTACCTTTTCTGGTGTTGAGAAGGTAGGCTGTATACTGCATGCTTTGAGGACCACAGGGCATAATGGATTCCCAGTGATTGATGAACCACCTTTTTCGGACACTCCCGAGTTGTGTGGTCTTGTTTTAAGGTCCCATTTGCTTACTTTGCTCAACGGTAAGATCTTTTCAAGGGAAAGGATTGTTTGTGGAGAAGAGATCTTACGCAGATTTGATGCATTTGATTTTGCCAAGGCGGGATCAGGAAAGGGACTCAAAGTGGAAGATCTTGATATTGAAGAGGAAGAGATGGAAATGTATGTTGACCTCCATCCTATTACAAATGCATCCCCATACACAGTTGTTGAGACAATGTCACTAGCCAAAGCCGCTATTCTGTTTCGACAACTTGGTCTCAGGCACTTATGTTTGGTACCAAAGAGCCAAGGG AGATCTCCAATCGTCGGAATTCTGACACGGCATGACTTCATGCCAGAGCACATTCTGGGGATCTTCCCTAATATCAAGCCTCACAACAACTAG
- the LOC133719820 gene encoding ribosomal lysine N-methyltransferase 3 gives MEMAARRVRAFKRWMKREGIQCSDALDLTVSATQGLSVTALADLHVGDAVARIPKATCLTVITTAARDMIDAAGLDGSLGLAVAIMHERSLGEQSHWAPYLAVLPEQEPIPLVWTAEELLRGTELHDTVKEDRGVMLEDWKESIEPLQDQIGSTQFESFFGFEEYLAARTLVASRSFQIDDHYHGVGMVPLADIFNHKTAAEDVHLNTSASTENSESDTTENSGSEEGNESANESTTSTTSSVGASTNDDVASSATDDDGDDDDLEMVMVKDVKVGAEVFNTYGLLGNAALLHRYGFTEPDNPFDIVNIDLELVLQWSASLFSGQHRRARLSLWRRLGYSGCASHNSEYFEISFNGEPPNELLLLLYIMLLQQDAYDKIDLALATTGNSNGHMDGILSDKTEKLSDITAEFSEAVLLTNTICNALLSLADMRESLYGKNSIQDDIEALKRCCSIKEKKLYHSLMLRISERRIIQKFRTFATSGSQVTTGEQASPRKKLKRK, from the exons ATGGAAATGGCGGCTCGGCGCGTGAGGGCTTTCAAGCGCTGGATGAAGCGGGAAGGCATCCAATGCAGCGACGCTCTCGACTTGACCGTCTCCGCCACCCAAGGCCTCTCCGTCACTGCCCTCGCCGACCTCCACGTCGGCGACGCCGTCGCCAGAATCCCCAAGGCCACGTGCCTCACCGTCATCACCACCGCCGCACGCGACATGATCGACGCCGCCGGCCTCGACGGCAGCCTGGGCCTGGCGGTGGCGATCATGCACGAGAGGAGCCTGGGGGAGCAGTCCCACTGGGCCCCGTACCTGGCGGTGTTGCCGGAGCAAGAGCCCATTCCGTTGGTCTGGACGGCGGAGGAGCTGCTGAGAGGGACGGAGCTGCACGACACGGTGAAGGAGGACAGAGGAGTGATGTTGGAGGACTGGAAAGAGAGCATTGAGCCATTGCAGGATCAAATTGGGTCGACCCAATTTGAGAGCTTTTTCGGGTTTGAGGAGTACCTGGCAGCAAGAACGCTGGTTGCTTCTAGGTCTTTTCAGATTGATGATCACTACCACGGAGTCGGAATGGTTCCTCTGGCTGACAT CTTTAATCACAAAACGGCAGCTGAGGATGTGCACTTGAACACCTCTGCATCTACTGAAAACAGTGAATCCGACACTACTGAAAATAGTGGTAGCGAAGAAGGCAATGAGTCTGCTAATGAATCTACTACTAGTACAACTTCCAGTGTTGGTGCTAGTACTAATGATGATGTAGCTTCTAGTGCTACTGATGATGATGGGGATGACGATGATTTGGAGATGGTTATGGTCAAAGATGTCAAAGTTGGAGCTGAG GTCTTCAATACATATGGCTTATTGGGAAATGCTGCACTTCTACATAGATATGGATTTACAGAGCCTGATAATCCATTTGACATTGTGAATATCGACTTGGAACTTGTACTTCAGTGGAGTGCATCTTTGTTTTCTGGCCAGCATCGTAGAGCGAGGCTATCTTTGTGGAGAAGATTAGGATACTCCGGATGTGCCAGCCACAACTCGGAATATTTTGAGATTTCGTTTAATGGGGAACCCCCAAATGAGCTGCTGCTTTTGTTGTACATAATGTTGTTACAACAGGATGCATATGATAAGATTGATCTGGCTCTAGCAACCACAGGAAATTCCAATGGGCATATGGACGGCATTTTATCAGATAAAACTGAAAAATTGTCTGACATAACTGCTGAGTTCAGTGAAGCCGTGTTGTTGACAAATACTATTTGTAATGCTCTCTTGTCCCTTGCAGATATGCGGGAGAGCTTGTATGGTAAAAATTCAATACAAGACGACATTGAAGCACTGAAGAGGTGTTGTAGtataaaagagaaaaagttGTACCATTCGTTGATGCTTCGTATCAGTGAGAGGAGAATCATTCAGAAATTCAGAACATTTGCCACTTCCGGTTCCCAAGTTACAACTGGTGAACAAGCCTCTCCGAGAAAGAAGTTGAAACGAAAATGA
- the LOC133719819 gene encoding chloride channel protein CLC-c isoform X1 — translation MDPERNSSSQFLVGVGSDLENFDLLEKETENNENDRTCSYREPLLRKRTNTTSQIAIVGANVCPIESLDYEIFENDLFKQDWRSAKKSRILRYVVLKWAFALVIGLVTGLVGFFNNIAVENIAGYKLLLTSSFMAKAQYYKAFAVLASMNVGLATAAAALCAFIAPAAAGSGIPEVKAYLNGIDAYSILAPSTLFVKIFGSILCVSAGFVVGKEGPMVHTGACIASLLGQGGSRKYHLTWSWLRYFKNDRDRRDLITCGAAAGVAAAFRAPVGGVLFALEEAASWWRSALLWRTFFTTAVVAIVLRAFVQYCATGNCGLFGEGGLIMYDVSAADATYSAPDILAVLLLGVFGGIFGSIYNYCVDKVIRTYSIIHEKGAAPKILLVITISLLTSSAAFGLPWFARCIACPTDLTVTCPTVGKTGNYISFNCPSGYYNDMASLFLNTNDDAIRNLFSTDTTKEFHIYSLFIFFAAVYILGIITYGIAIPSGLFIPVILAGACYGRLVGRLFESISSLDTGLFALLGAASFLGGTMRMTVSLCVILLELTNDLLLLPLVMLVLLISKTVADNFNKGIYDQIVKIKGLPYLEAHAEPYMKHLVASDVVSGPLVTFSGVEKVGCILHALRTTGHNGFPVIDEPPFSDTPELCGLVLRSHLLTLLNGKIFSRERIVCGEEILRRFDAFDFAKAGSGKGLKVEDLDIEEEEMEMYVDLHPITNASPYTVVETMSLAKAAILFRQLGLRHLCLVPKSQGRSPIVGILTRHDFMPEHILGIFPNIKPHNN, via the exons ATGGATCCAGAAAGGAATAGCAGCAGCCAATTCCTTGTTGGGGTTGGTAGTGACCTTGAGAATTTTGATTTGTTGGAGAAGGAGACTGAGAATAATGAGAACGACAGGACATGCAGCTACAGAGAACCGCTTCTGAGGAAAAGGACCAACACAACATCTCAGATTGCCATCGTTGGTGCCAATGTCTGCCCCATTGAGAGCCTTGACTATGA GATTTTCGAAAACGATCTATTTAAGCAGGACTGGAGGTCAGCAAAGAAGAGTCGAATTCTGCGGTATGTGGTGCTAAAGTGGGCATTTGCACTTGTCATTGGGCTTGTGACTGGCCTAGTTGGCTTCTTCAACAACATTGCAGTCGAGAATATTGCTGGATACAAGCTGCTGTTGACTAGCAGTTTCATGGCAAAGGCACA ATATTACAAGGCTTTTGCAGTACTTGCTTCCATGAACGTAGGTTTAGCAACAGCTGCTGCGGCTCTTTGTGCTTTCATTGCTCCTGCAGCAGCAGGTTCTGGTATTCCGGAGGTCAAAGCTTATTTAAATGGAATAGATGCATATTCAATACTGGCTCCAAGCACTCTTTTTGTCAAG ATTTTTGGTTCCATTCTTTGTGTTTCTGCCGGATTTGTAGTTGGTAAAGAAGGCCCCATGGTACATACAGGTGCATGCATAGCCTCTTTGCTTGGGCAGGGGGGTTCTCGCAAGTATCATTTGACCTGGTCGTGGCTAAGATACTTCAAAAATGATCGTGACCGACGAGACTTGATCACATGTGGTGCTGCAGCTGGTGTGGCTGCTGCCTTTCGTGCTCCGGTTGGCGGTGTTCTCTTTGCCCTTGAAGAAGCAGCTTCATG GTGGCGGAGTGCTCTTCTTTGGAGAACCTTTTTCACGACAGCAGTAGTTGCAATTGTACTGAGAGCTTTCGTACAGTATTGTGCTACAGGAAACTGTGGCCTATTTGGGGAAGGCGGTCTGATTATGTACGACGTCAGTGCAGCTGACGCAACATATAGTGCCCCCGATATACTAGCAGTATTACTCCTCGGTGTTTTTGGAGGAATTTTTGGAAGTATATATAACTATTGTGTTGACAAGGTCATTCGAACCTATAGCATCATTCATGA AAAAGGTGCTGCTCCGAAGATCTTACTTGTTATCACCATTTCCCTATTGACGTCATCCGCTGCTTTTGGCTTGCCATGGTTTGCAAGGTGCATCGCATGCCCTACTGATCTGACTGTCACTTGTCCTACTGTTGGGAAAACTGGCAACTATATAAGCTTCAACTGCCCATCAGGCTATTACAATGACATGGCCTCCCTCTTTCTGAACACTAACGACGATGCTATTCGTAATCTATTTAGCACCGATACAACAAAAGAATTCCACATATACTCTCTTTTCATCTTCTTTGCTGCTGTTTACATCCTTGGAATTATTACATATGGCATTGCTATTCCTTCTGGACTTTTCATCCCTGTCATACTAGCCGGAGCTTGCTATGGTCGTCTTGTTGGGAGGTTGTTTGAATCAATATCTAGTCTCGACACAGGCCTCTTTGCCCTACTTGGAGCTGCCTCGTTCCTTGGTGGCACTATGCGGATGACAGTTTCCCTATGCGTCATATTGCTTGAACTTACCAATGACTTACTGTTGCTTCCCCTGGTGATGTTGGTCCTGCTTATTTCAAAAACTGTGGCTGATAACTTTAACAAGGGAATTTATGACCAGATAGTTAAGATAAAGGGATTGCCTTATTTGGAGGCTCATGCAGAACCTTACATGAAGCATTTGGTCGCAAGTGATGTTGTTTCAGGTCCATTGGTTACCTTTTCTGGTGTTGAGAAGGTAGGCTGTATACTGCATGCTTTGAGGACCACAGGGCATAATGGATTCCCAGTGATTGATGAACCACCTTTTTCGGACACTCCCGAGTTGTGTGGTCTTGTTTTAAGGTCCCATTTGCTTACTTTGCTCAACGGTAAGATCTTTTCAAGGGAAAGGATTGTTTGTGGAGAAGAGATCTTACGCAGATTTGATGCATTTGATTTTGCCAAGGCGGGATCAGGAAAGGGACTCAAAGTGGAAGATCTTGATATTGAAGAGGAAGAGATGGAAATGTATGTTGACCTCCATCCTATTACAAATGCATCCCCATACACAGTTGTTGAGACAATGTCACTAGCCAAAGCCGCTATTCTGTTTCGACAACTTGGTCTCAGGCACTTATGTTTGGTACCAAAGAGCCAAGGG AGATCTCCAATCGTCGGAATTCTGACACGGCATGACTTCATGCCAGAGCACATTCTGGGGATCTTCCCTAATATCAAGCCTCACAACAACTAG